A window of Streptomyces puniciscabiei contains these coding sequences:
- a CDS encoding MarR family winged helix-turn-helix transcriptional regulator — protein MNVDRSAAAQPTQDQLAERLTEVFDLVGPLYRRVHRKVEQAAPIEGLSVGVRAVLDLLDKQGPMTVPQMGRAQALSRQFVQRMVNDAARLGLVESVANPAHRRSSLIRLTGAGRGAIAAVRAREHEVLRRVGGDLTMAEVDACVRVLGAMHALFADVDVD, from the coding sequence ATGAACGTCGACCGCTCCGCAGCCGCCCAGCCCACCCAGGACCAGCTGGCCGAGCGCCTCACCGAGGTGTTCGACCTGGTCGGACCGCTCTACCGGCGGGTGCACCGCAAGGTGGAGCAGGCGGCACCGATCGAGGGTCTGTCGGTCGGGGTACGCGCCGTGCTCGATCTGCTGGACAAACAGGGGCCCATGACGGTGCCGCAGATGGGCCGGGCCCAGGCGCTCAGTCGGCAGTTCGTCCAGCGCATGGTGAACGACGCGGCGCGGCTCGGCCTGGTGGAGAGCGTCGCGAACCCCGCCCACCGCCGCTCGTCGCTCATCCGGCTCACCGGCGCCGGCCGCGGCGCCATCGCCGCCGTACGGGCCCGCGAGCACGAGGTGCTGCGCCGGGTGGGTGGCGATCTGACCATGGCGGAGGTGGACGCGTGTGTGCGCGTCCTGGGGGCGATGCACGCGCTGTTCGCGGACGTGGACGTCGACTGA
- a CDS encoding lysozyme, giving the protein MYSVQSLTVPFRGRSRRCLTGALTVLVLFLPGTPAMSEPAGGGPVRGGAYMGIGVLAHDGDTGTRPPAGRASQPEGVDVASHQAGVDWPTLWKDGTQWAYTKATEGTYYTNPYFTQQYTGSYKVGMIRGAYHFATPDTAGGAAQADYFLAHGGGWSKDGKTLPGALDIEWNPYGDACYGKSKSSMVSWIRDFLSRYKSRTGRDAVIYTATSWWTQCTGNYSGFAANNPLWIARYASDPGTLPAGWSYHTMWQYTSAGKTVGDHDRFNGALDRLKIFATG; this is encoded by the coding sequence ATGTATTCCGTGCAAAGTCTGACAGTCCCCTTCCGCGGCCGGTCCCGCCGGTGCCTCACCGGCGCCCTGACCGTCCTTGTCCTGTTCCTGCCCGGCACGCCGGCCATGTCCGAACCCGCCGGGGGTGGACCCGTGCGCGGCGGCGCGTACATGGGCATCGGCGTCCTCGCCCATGACGGAGACACCGGCACCCGGCCCCCGGCGGGACGCGCCTCGCAGCCCGAGGGCGTCGACGTCGCGAGCCACCAGGCCGGCGTCGACTGGCCGACCCTGTGGAAGGACGGCACGCAGTGGGCGTACACGAAGGCCACCGAGGGGACCTACTACACCAACCCCTACTTCACCCAGCAGTACACCGGCTCGTACAAGGTGGGCATGATCCGTGGCGCCTACCACTTCGCCACGCCGGACACGGCCGGTGGCGCCGCTCAGGCCGACTACTTCCTCGCGCACGGCGGCGGCTGGTCCAAGGACGGCAAGACCCTGCCCGGCGCGCTCGACATCGAGTGGAACCCGTACGGCGACGCCTGCTACGGCAAGTCCAAGTCCAGCATGGTCAGCTGGATCCGTGACTTCCTGAGCCGCTACAAGTCGCGCACCGGCAGGGACGCCGTCATCTACACGGCGACCAGCTGGTGGACCCAGTGCACCGGCAACTACAGCGGCTTCGCCGCGAACAACCCGCTGTGGATCGCCCGCTACGCCTCGGACCCGGGGACCCTGCCGGCCGGCTGGTCGTACCACACGATGTGGCAGTACACCTCCGCCGGCAAGACCGTCGGGGACCACGACCGCTTCAACGGCGCCCTGGACCGGCTGAAGATCTTCGCGACCGGCTGA
- a CDS encoding M1 family aminopeptidase, giving the protein MRSTPHKVLGAGALTVAVVAALVLPGTPAAARPATASAACTPAQVVGNGGFESGTSPWSTSSSTVITSRSGQTAHGGSSYAWLDGVGSTHTDTLSQSVTVPAGCDAATLTFWLHIDTDETASSVAYDKLTARIGATTLGTWSNLDANTGYVQKSVDVSAYAGQTVALSFTGTEDESLQTSFVLDDIALDTSGGSAPPPGDSTRTPAAPSYTVNLSSDTSGTAWTGHESVTFSNASATALNEVYLRLWDNYHGTCDAMPIRVTNVTGGTAGAPSVACTALKIDLPAPLAQGRSATIGFDLGITVPSGADRFGHDGAYSFIGNALPVLAVRDSAGWHLDPYTNNGESFYSLAADFKVTLDHPSGLLVPATGTSTDTPGSSGRTVTTATASKVRDFAWAAGPFTKVSGTSAAGVAVNVYSVSGISSSSAQSMLTTAKSAMDAHAARFGAYPYGELDAVIDNNYWFGGMEYPGFVLDVVSSTALTHEIGHQWWYGIVGDDEYNSPWLDEAFTDYATDLALGKTGTNCWSSVSWASSAEKITNPMAYWDAHSSRYSTVVYGYGKCALHDLRRVLGDTAMAKLLKDYATAHWYGVSTTAEFKAAAQAVTSTDLTSFWAQHRIEG; this is encoded by the coding sequence GTGAGATCGACCCCCCACAAGGTCCTCGGCGCCGGTGCGCTCACCGTCGCCGTGGTGGCCGCCCTCGTGCTCCCCGGCACACCCGCCGCGGCCCGGCCGGCCACGGCATCCGCCGCCTGCACTCCGGCGCAGGTCGTCGGCAACGGCGGCTTCGAGAGCGGGACGTCGCCCTGGTCGACGTCCTCCTCCACCGTCATCACCAGCCGCTCCGGCCAGACCGCCCACGGCGGCAGCTCCTACGCCTGGCTGGACGGAGTCGGCAGCACCCATACGGACACCCTCAGCCAGAGCGTCACCGTCCCGGCCGGCTGCGACGCGGCCACCCTCACCTTCTGGCTGCACATCGACACGGACGAGACGGCCTCCTCCGTCGCCTACGACAAGCTCACGGCCCGGATCGGCGCCACGACACTGGGCACCTGGTCGAACCTCGACGCGAACACCGGGTACGTCCAGAAGTCGGTCGACGTGTCGGCGTACGCCGGGCAGACCGTCGCCCTCTCCTTCACCGGGACCGAGGACGAAAGCCTGCAGACCAGCTTCGTCCTCGACGACATAGCGCTCGACACCTCGGGCGGCAGCGCGCCACCGCCGGGCGACTCCACGCGCACCCCGGCCGCTCCTTCGTACACCGTGAACCTCAGCAGCGATACGAGCGGCACCGCATGGACCGGGCACGAGAGCGTGACCTTCAGCAACGCCTCCGCCACCGCGCTGAACGAGGTCTATCTGCGGCTGTGGGACAACTACCACGGCACCTGTGACGCCATGCCGATCCGCGTCACGAACGTCACCGGCGGTACGGCCGGCGCGCCCTCCGTGGCCTGCACCGCGCTCAAGATCGACCTGCCCGCCCCGCTCGCCCAGGGCCGGAGCGCCACCATCGGGTTCGACCTCGGCATCACCGTACCCAGCGGCGCCGACCGGTTCGGCCACGACGGTGCCTACAGCTTCATCGGCAACGCCCTGCCCGTCCTTGCCGTCCGTGACAGCGCAGGCTGGCACCTCGACCCGTACACGAACAACGGCGAGTCGTTCTACTCCCTGGCCGCCGACTTCAAGGTGACCCTGGACCACCCCAGTGGCCTGCTGGTCCCGGCGACCGGCACCTCCACGGACACGCCCGGTTCCAGCGGCCGTACGGTGACGACGGCGACGGCGTCGAAGGTCCGTGACTTCGCCTGGGCCGCCGGGCCCTTCACCAAGGTCTCCGGCACCTCGGCGGCCGGCGTCGCGGTGAACGTCTACTCGGTCTCGGGCATCAGCTCCTCCAGTGCCCAGTCCATGCTGACCACCGCCAAGAGCGCCATGGACGCCCACGCGGCCCGCTTCGGCGCCTATCCCTACGGCGAGCTGGACGCTGTGATCGACAACAACTACTGGTTCGGCGGCATGGAGTACCCCGGGTTCGTCCTGGACGTGGTCAGCTCCACCGCCCTCACCCACGAGATCGGCCACCAGTGGTGGTACGGCATCGTCGGCGACGACGAGTACAACAGCCCCTGGCTGGACGAGGCGTTCACGGACTACGCCACCGACCTCGCCCTCGGCAAGACCGGCACCAACTGCTGGAGCAGCGTCTCCTGGGCGTCGAGCGCCGAGAAGATCACCAACCCGATGGCCTACTGGGACGCGCACTCCTCCCGCTATTCCACCGTCGTCTACGGCTACGGCAAGTGTGCCCTGCACGATCTGCGCCGCGTCCTCGGTGACACCGCCATGGCCAAGCTGCTGAAGGACTACGCGACCGCGCACTGGTACGGCGTGTCGACCACGGCGGAGTTCAAGGCCGCCGCCCAGGCCGTCACGAGCACCGACCTCACCTCCTTCTGGGCCCAGCACCGCATCGAAGGCTGA
- a CDS encoding maltokinase N-terminal cap-like domain-containing protein, with product MAIIHHTTLKPTKLELLTDWLPSRPWYRGGPDAPVLTKSGGFRLDDPEGEVGIEFMVATDTSTGEPTAYLVPLTYRGAPLEGAEHALVGTLEHGVLGKRWAYDGCHDPVLVAELLSLIEGRAQAQAQSIDGAPDPEVIRSYAGAPWAPGGFAPEPADDQEGTRIPAPHGMVLHVHRVLTPVAENPPLRPEGAIGHVARGWQDPRGIALTAVFVTLRAN from the coding sequence ATGGCCATCATCCACCACACCACGCTCAAGCCCACGAAGCTGGAGCTGCTCACCGACTGGCTGCCCTCGCGCCCCTGGTACCGCGGCGGCCCGGACGCTCCGGTGCTGACCAAGTCCGGGGGATTCCGGCTGGACGACCCGGAGGGCGAGGTCGGGATCGAGTTCATGGTGGCCACCGACACGTCCACCGGGGAACCGACCGCCTACCTCGTTCCGTTGACCTATCGCGGCGCGCCGCTGGAGGGGGCGGAACACGCGCTCGTCGGCACGCTGGAGCACGGTGTCCTGGGCAAGCGCTGGGCCTACGACGGCTGTCACGACCCGGTGCTGGTAGCCGAGTTGCTGTCGTTGATCGAGGGCAGGGCCCAGGCGCAGGCCCAGAGCATCGACGGCGCCCCCGACCCCGAGGTGATCCGCTCCTATGCGGGCGCCCCCTGGGCTCCGGGCGGCTTCGCCCCCGAGCCGGCCGATGATCAGGAGGGCACCCGCATCCCCGCGCCGCACGGCATGGTCCTGCACGTCCACCGGGTGCTCACCCCCGTGGCCGAGAACCCGCCGCTGCGCCCCGAGGGTGCGATCGGCCATGTGGCGCGCGGCTGGCAGGACCCGCGGGGCATCGCGTTGACGGCGGTGTTCGTGACGCTGCGCGCCAACTGA
- a CDS encoding LysR family transcriptional regulator, producing MSELEVRELRYFIAVAEELNFSRAAQRLGMAQPPLSKAIAQMESRLGVRLLERTTRQVRLTNAGQVLLDQARIAVDAVHAAARRARRAGQPTPQLVVAAKPGGDAGLLREILAAYRGTGPHLPPPEVVVDGSGEPIAMLRDGRADVALLRSPFDGQGLDCQTLVVEPRLAVLPAAHRLAGRRRLRLTDLKGEPSPRWKGAAPSATAYYTGYDGAEAGDDHTGLASAETPEGPLVASVEQLLEVVALGQAVAFLSLSTTERHQRPDIAYRPVIGLSPSEVMVAWPETSRSAAVAAFVQAAHDVDAHHPDHMTALA from the coding sequence ATGAGTGAGCTGGAGGTGCGGGAGCTGAGGTACTTCATCGCGGTCGCCGAGGAACTGAACTTCAGCCGGGCCGCGCAACGCCTGGGGATGGCGCAGCCCCCGCTGTCGAAGGCGATCGCTCAGATGGAGTCCCGGCTCGGGGTACGCCTGCTGGAGCGCACCACCCGGCAGGTGAGGCTGACCAACGCCGGTCAGGTGCTGCTCGACCAGGCCCGGATCGCGGTCGACGCGGTGCACGCGGCGGCCCGGCGAGCACGCCGGGCCGGTCAGCCGACACCCCAGCTCGTCGTGGCGGCCAAACCGGGAGGCGATGCCGGGCTGCTGCGGGAGATCCTCGCCGCCTACCGGGGAACGGGTCCGCATCTGCCGCCGCCCGAAGTCGTCGTCGACGGCAGCGGAGAGCCGATCGCCATGCTGCGGGACGGCCGTGCCGATGTAGCGTTGCTGCGCAGCCCGTTCGACGGTCAAGGGCTGGATTGCCAGACGCTCGTGGTCGAGCCGCGACTGGCCGTCCTCCCCGCCGCGCACCGCCTGGCCGGACGCCGGCGACTGCGGCTGACCGACCTCAAGGGCGAACCGAGCCCGCGCTGGAAAGGGGCCGCCCCCTCCGCCACCGCCTACTACACCGGATACGACGGCGCAGAAGCAGGCGATGACCACACAGGCTTGGCGTCGGCCGAAACTCCTGAGGGGCCGCTCGTGGCCAGCGTCGAGCAACTCCTGGAGGTGGTCGCGCTGGGCCAGGCGGTGGCGTTCCTGTCACTCTCCACCACCGAGCGGCACCAGCGCCCGGACATCGCATACCGGCCGGTCATCGGCCTCAGCCCCAGCGAGGTCATGGTCGCCTGGCCGGAGACCTCGCGATCCGCGGCCGTCGCCGCCTTCGTCCAAGCCGCCCACGACGTCGACGCCCACCACCCCGACCACATGACCGCACTGGCCTAA
- a CDS encoding SDR family oxidoreductase, producing MTSQKTALITGANKGIGKETARRLAALGISVLIGARNAERGEAAAEELRADGADVRFVPLDVTDETSVQAAAQHIDATFGRLDILVNNAAIAAGPQKPSETPAATVRQVYETNVFGVIAVTHAMLPLLRRSAAARIVNMSSELGSLAHLADPGSPWSAYSSILLPYCTSKSALNAITVLYADELRAEGILVNAVSPGYCATDLNRHTGMRTAEEGAAVAVDLATAGEDGPTGALLAENGPIPW from the coding sequence ATGACTTCGCAGAAGACTGCTCTGATCACCGGCGCGAACAAGGGCATCGGCAAGGAAACGGCGCGCAGGCTCGCCGCCCTCGGCATCTCCGTGCTGATCGGCGCCCGCAACGCCGAGCGTGGCGAGGCGGCGGCCGAGGAGCTTCGCGCCGACGGCGCCGACGTACGGTTCGTACCGCTGGACGTCACCGACGAGACGTCGGTCCAGGCCGCCGCCCAGCACATCGACGCCACGTTCGGCCGCCTCGACATCCTCGTCAACAACGCCGCGATCGCCGCAGGACCGCAAAAACCGAGTGAAACCCCAGCCGCCACCGTCCGGCAGGTCTACGAGACCAACGTGTTCGGCGTCATCGCGGTGACCCACGCCATGCTCCCCCTGCTCCGCCGCTCCGCCGCCGCACGCATCGTCAACATGTCCAGCGAACTCGGCTCCCTCGCCCACCTGGCCGACCCGGGCAGCCCGTGGTCCGCCTACTCCTCGATCCTCCTCCCTTACTGCACCTCGAAGAGCGCGCTGAACGCGATCACCGTGCTCTACGCCGATGAACTGCGCGCCGAAGGGATCCTGGTCAACGCGGTGAGTCCCGGCTATTGCGCGACCGACCTCAACCGCCACACCGGGATGCGCACGGCGGAGGAGGGCGCGGCCGTGGCGGTTGACCTGGCGACGGCGGGCGAGGACGGCCCGACGGGCGCCCTTCTGGCCGAGAACGGGCCGATTCCCTGGTGA
- a CDS encoding SGNH/GDSL hydrolase family protein, protein MANGTRAAGGARGRRGTAVLGAALGGCVLVAAATAPASAHSTGHGHRIDYVALGDSYTSGPGIPQQVDANCARSDRNYPSLVADRRQVSTFNDVSCAGATTAEMWQAQGTNAPQLDAVQRDTDLVTVQIGGNDVGFGPIISTCAHLAAQDPTGDPCERSYKASGYDRLALAIVQTAPKVDRVLRAVHARAPHARVVVVGYPDLLPDDGSGCFPQVPFAQQDFPYLRDTEKRLNLMLRLVAGVNRAEYVDTYGPTVGHDMCKAPADRWIEPLQPAAPAAPAHPNATGEQAMAQAVLDSLNEGRGRG, encoded by the coding sequence ATGGCGAACGGCACACGTGCGGCGGGTGGGGCGAGAGGCCGGCGGGGAACCGCCGTACTGGGGGCGGCGCTGGGCGGATGCGTCCTCGTCGCGGCCGCCACCGCGCCGGCCTCCGCGCACTCCACGGGACACGGCCACCGCATCGACTACGTCGCCCTCGGCGACTCCTACACCTCGGGCCCCGGCATCCCGCAGCAGGTGGACGCCAACTGCGCCCGGTCCGACCGCAATTACCCCTCGCTGGTGGCAGACCGCCGTCAGGTGAGCACGTTCAACGATGTCAGCTGCGCCGGGGCGACGACCGCCGAGATGTGGCAGGCGCAGGGCACCAACGCGCCCCAGCTCGACGCCGTGCAACGGGACACGGACCTGGTGACGGTACAGATCGGCGGCAACGACGTCGGCTTCGGACCGATCATCAGCACCTGTGCCCACCTGGCCGCCCAGGACCCGACGGGCGACCCCTGTGAGCGCTCGTACAAGGCGTCCGGCTACGACCGGTTGGCCCTCGCGATCGTGCAGACCGCGCCGAAGGTGGACCGGGTGCTGCGGGCCGTGCACGCGAGGGCGCCGCACGCGCGCGTGGTCGTCGTCGGCTATCCGGACCTGTTGCCCGACGACGGCAGCGGCTGCTTCCCGCAGGTGCCGTTCGCGCAGCAGGACTTCCCCTACCTCCGGGACACCGAGAAGCGGCTGAACCTGATGCTGCGCCTGGTGGCAGGGGTGAACCGGGCCGAGTACGTGGACACCTACGGCCCCACGGTCGGCCACGACATGTGCAAGGCACCCGCGGACCGCTGGATCGAACCGCTCCAGCCGGCCGCGCCCGCCGCCCCGGCGCATCCCAACGCCACGGGTGAGCAAGCCATGGCACAGGCGGTGCTGGACAGCCTGAACGAGGGCCGTGGCCGCGGCTGA
- the pgm gene encoding phosphoglucomutase (alpha-D-glucose-1,6-bisphosphate-dependent) — translation MPHERAGRPAGPEDLVDVARLVTAYYALHPDPADPAQRVAFGTSGHRGSSLASAFNEDHIAATSQAICEYRAAQGTNGPLFLGADTHALSEPAKVTALEVFAANGVTVLIDSADGYTPTPAVSHAILTHNRGRTSGLADGVVVTPSHNPPADGGFKYNPPSGGPAPSDATSRIQDRANEIITGGLKDVRRVPYPQALAADTTGRYDFLGAYVDDLPSVLDLDAIRAAGVRIGADPLGGASVAYWGRIAEQHGIDLTVVNPHTDPTWRFMTLDWDGRIRMDCSSPYAMASLIEQRDRFRIATGNDADADRHGIVTPDAGLMNPNHYLAVAISYLYRHRDRWPAGAGIGKTLVSSTMIDRVAADLGRQLVEVPVGFKWFVDGLVGGAIGFGGEESAGASFLRRDGSVWTTDKDGIILALLASEITAVTDRTPSEHYAGLTARFGEPAYARVDAPATREQKALLGTLSPAQVTADTLAGETVTAVLTEAPGNGAAIGGIKVTTDNAWFAARPSGTEDVYKVYAESFLGPAHLARVQEEARSVVLNALGG, via the coding sequence ATGCCGCACGAGCGAGCCGGCCGGCCGGCCGGTCCCGAGGACCTTGTCGACGTGGCCCGGCTGGTCACGGCGTACTACGCACTGCACCCGGACCCGGCCGACCCGGCGCAGCGGGTGGCGTTCGGCACCTCCGGGCACCGGGGTTCGTCCCTGGCGAGCGCCTTCAACGAGGACCACATCGCCGCCACCAGCCAGGCCATCTGCGAGTACCGCGCGGCCCAGGGCACGAACGGCCCCCTGTTCCTCGGCGCCGACACCCATGCCCTGTCCGAGCCCGCGAAGGTCACCGCACTGGAGGTGTTCGCCGCCAACGGCGTCACGGTGCTCATCGACAGCGCGGACGGCTACACGCCCACCCCCGCCGTCTCGCACGCGATCCTCACCCACAACCGGGGCCGCACCTCCGGCCTCGCCGACGGTGTGGTCGTCACCCCCTCGCACAACCCGCCGGCCGACGGCGGCTTCAAGTACAACCCGCCGAGCGGCGGCCCGGCGCCCTCCGACGCCACCTCCCGCATCCAGGACCGGGCCAACGAGATCATCACCGGCGGGCTGAAGGACGTACGCCGGGTGCCCTACCCGCAGGCCCTCGCCGCGGACACCACCGGGCGGTACGACTTCCTCGGCGCCTACGTCGACGATCTGCCGAGCGTGCTGGACCTGGACGCGATCCGCGCGGCCGGGGTGCGCATCGGCGCCGACCCGCTCGGCGGGGCCTCCGTCGCCTACTGGGGACGCATCGCCGAACAGCACGGCATCGACCTCACGGTGGTCAACCCGCACACCGATCCCACCTGGCGGTTCATGACGCTGGACTGGGACGGCCGGATCCGCATGGACTGCTCCTCGCCGTACGCGATGGCCTCCCTCATCGAGCAGCGCGACCGGTTCCGCATCGCCACCGGCAACGACGCCGACGCGGACCGGCACGGCATCGTCACCCCGGACGCGGGCCTGATGAACCCCAACCACTACCTCGCGGTCGCCATCTCCTACCTGTACCGTCACCGCGACCGGTGGCCCGCCGGTGCCGGCATCGGCAAGACCCTGGTGTCCTCCACGATGATCGACCGGGTCGCCGCCGATCTCGGACGCCAACTCGTCGAGGTGCCGGTCGGGTTCAAGTGGTTCGTGGACGGACTGGTCGGCGGTGCCATCGGGTTCGGTGGGGAGGAGTCCGCCGGCGCCTCCTTCCTGCGCCGGGACGGCTCGGTGTGGACCACCGACAAGGACGGCATCATCCTGGCCCTGCTCGCCTCCGAGATCACGGCCGTCACGGACCGGACCCCCTCGGAGCACTACGCCGGCCTGACGGCCCGCTTCGGCGAGCCCGCCTACGCCCGCGTCGACGCGCCCGCGACCCGCGAACAGAAGGCACTGCTCGGCACGTTGTCACCGGCCCAGGTCACCGCCGACACGCTCGCCGGGGAGACCGTCACGGCCGTTCTGACCGAGGCACCCGGCAACGGCGCCGCGATCGGCGGCATCAAGGTGACCACCGACAACGCCTGGTTCGCGGCCCGCCCTTCGGGCACCGAGGACGTCTACAAGGTCTACGCCGAGTCCTTCCTCGGCCCCGCCCACCTCGCGCGGGTACAGGAGGAGGCCCGGTCCGTGGTGCTGAACGCGCTCGGCGGCTGA
- a CDS encoding DUF4328 domain-containing protein: MTGSVAKAPWFFARCAQFAVPAAAGGELVRAPTVRAHLLHPSTTTASDSARASMIFACVMTAAIVLFLLWFARCRRNAELLSPGRVPGSVTWAVLAWLIPVLNLWVPRGLVRDMHRASAPDGTDAGRGDLLVNVWWGAWVGHGAVSLLGAHLGGGTPLPPLVAAEGLDLLAAVLATVVIQRSTVRQAAGLGAGPQVPTPVDLPHAS; this comes from the coding sequence GTGACCGGTTCCGTCGCCAAGGCTCCTTGGTTCTTCGCGCGTTGCGCCCAGTTCGCCGTGCCGGCGGCGGCCGGTGGCGAACTCGTCCGGGCGCCGACGGTCCGTGCTCATCTGCTGCATCCGTCGACGACCACGGCCTCCGATTCCGCCCGGGCCTCGATGATCTTCGCGTGCGTGATGACGGCGGCGATCGTGCTGTTCCTCCTCTGGTTCGCCCGCTGCCGGCGCAACGCGGAACTGCTCTCGCCCGGCCGGGTTCCCGGTTCCGTCACCTGGGCGGTCCTGGCCTGGCTGATACCGGTGCTCAACCTCTGGGTGCCGCGCGGGCTCGTGCGGGACATGCACCGCGCGAGCGCGCCCGACGGCACGGACGCGGGCCGCGGGGACCTGCTCGTGAACGTGTGGTGGGGGGCCTGGGTCGGGCACGGGGCAGTGTCCCTGCTGGGCGCGCACCTGGGCGGCGGCACCCCGCTCCCGCCGCTGGTGGCGGCGGAAGGCCTCGACCTGCTTGCCGCCGTCCTGGCGACCGTCGTGATCCAGCGGAGCACGGTGCGGCAGGCCGCCGGGCTCGGCGCGGGGCCTCAGGTGCCCACGCCCGTCGACCTGCCGCACGCCTCGTGA
- a CDS encoding chitosanase — protein sequence MVNTDRETPPPARISRRTVVALLGATAASGALLAPQRATAAPAKASGLDDPAKKEIAMELVSSAENSSLDWKAQYKYIEDIGDGRGYTAGIIGFCSGTGDMLDLVQLYADREPGNVLAKYLPALRKVNGSDSHEGLDPNFPKDWRKAAQDTVFQQCQNDERDRVYFNPAVAQGKADGLRALGQFCYYDAIVMHGDGDDPTSFRNIRKRALRSAKPPAQGGDEKTYLNAFLDARVWAMKQEEAHSDTSRVDTEQRVFLRKGNLDLNTPLDWKVYGDSYHIG from the coding sequence GTGGTGAACACAGACCGCGAGACACCACCCCCCGCCCGCATATCCCGCCGGACCGTCGTCGCCCTGCTCGGCGCCACCGCCGCCTCGGGTGCCCTGCTCGCGCCCCAGCGCGCGACCGCCGCACCGGCGAAGGCGTCGGGCCTCGACGACCCGGCGAAGAAGGAGATCGCCATGGAACTGGTGTCGAGCGCGGAGAACTCCTCGCTCGACTGGAAGGCCCAGTACAAGTACATCGAGGACATCGGCGACGGCCGCGGATACACCGCCGGCATCATCGGCTTCTGTTCCGGCACCGGCGACATGCTCGACCTCGTCCAGCTCTACGCCGACCGCGAGCCGGGCAACGTCCTCGCCAAGTACCTGCCCGCCCTGCGCAAGGTCAACGGCAGCGACTCCCACGAGGGCCTGGACCCGAACTTCCCCAAGGACTGGCGCAAGGCCGCCCAGGACACCGTGTTCCAGCAGTGCCAGAACGACGAACGCGACCGCGTCTACTTCAACCCCGCGGTCGCCCAGGGCAAGGCCGACGGCCTGCGCGCCCTCGGCCAGTTCTGCTACTACGACGCCATCGTCATGCACGGCGACGGCGACGACCCGACCAGCTTCCGCAACATCCGCAAGCGGGCCCTGCGCAGCGCCAAGCCACCGGCGCAGGGCGGCGACGAGAAGACCTACCTCAACGCCTTCCTCGACGCCCGGGTGTGGGCCATGAAGCAGGAGGAGGCGCACAGTGACACCAGCCGTGTCGACACCGAGCAGCGGGTCTTCCTGCGCAAGGGCAACCTCGACCTGAACACCCCGCTCGACTGGAAGGTGTACGGGGACAGCTACCACATCGGCTGA